In Streptomyces sp. NBC_00483, a single window of DNA contains:
- a CDS encoding glycoside hydrolase family 15 protein, with translation MAGRIEDYALIGDMQTAALVCRDGTVDWLCLPRFDSHAIFAGLLGTEDHGFWRLGPAHASDTEPPRAARRGYRGDSLVLESEWDTPRGTVRVTDFMPPRDGAPQLTRIVEGVSGRVPMRSTLRMRFSYGRITPWVHKVDGRTVAVAGPDSVWLDSETETYGKNLTTYSDFTVAPGDRVAFTIQWQPSHHQQPPLPDPQGALAATEQFWREWVEHCTYHGPYREAVVRSLITLKALTYAPTGGIVAAPTTSLPEEIGGVRNWDYRYTWLRDAAITLSSLLRTGYREEARAWREWLLRAVAGDPENLQIMYGIAGERELGEAELDWLPGYENSGPVRVGNGAAHQLQLDVYGEVTEALHLAHMTGLARNDYASLLQLKLIRYLEGHWDEPDEGIWEVRGPRRHFVHSKVMAWVAVDRTIKLIESGDADGPLEKWRDLRDDIHRDVCEKGYDKERNTFTQSYGSKELDASLLLIPQMGFLPPDDKRVIGTIEAIQRELSTPDGFILRYPTDSEDGSVDGLPGDEGAFLACSFWMADDLAMIGRVDEARKLFEKLLALRNDLGLLAEEWDPRLQRQVGNFPQAFSHVPLIDTALRLTASGAYGG, from the coding sequence GTGGCCGGGCGCATCGAGGATTACGCACTCATCGGAGACATGCAGACCGCCGCCCTGGTCTGCCGGGACGGCACAGTGGACTGGCTGTGCCTGCCCCGCTTCGACTCGCATGCCATTTTCGCCGGGCTGCTCGGCACCGAGGACCACGGCTTCTGGCGCCTGGGTCCCGCCCATGCGTCCGATACCGAGCCGCCGAGAGCGGCGCGGCGCGGATACCGCGGCGACTCGCTGGTGCTGGAGTCGGAGTGGGACACGCCGCGCGGCACGGTGCGGGTCACCGACTTCATGCCGCCGCGCGACGGCGCACCCCAACTGACCCGGATCGTGGAGGGCGTGAGCGGGCGCGTGCCGATGCGCTCGACGCTGCGCATGCGCTTCAGCTACGGCCGGATCACTCCGTGGGTGCACAAGGTGGACGGTCGTACGGTCGCCGTGGCCGGGCCCGACTCCGTGTGGCTGGACTCGGAGACCGAGACGTACGGCAAGAACCTCACGACGTACTCGGACTTCACGGTGGCGCCCGGTGACCGGGTCGCCTTCACGATCCAGTGGCAGCCCTCGCACCACCAGCAGCCGCCGCTGCCGGACCCCCAGGGCGCCCTGGCGGCGACGGAGCAGTTCTGGCGGGAGTGGGTGGAGCACTGCACGTACCACGGCCCGTACCGCGAGGCCGTCGTCCGCTCGCTCATCACCCTCAAGGCTCTGACCTACGCGCCGACCGGCGGCATCGTCGCCGCGCCGACGACCTCGCTGCCCGAGGAGATCGGCGGCGTACGGAACTGGGACTACCGCTACACGTGGCTGCGGGACGCGGCGATCACCCTCTCGTCCCTGCTGCGCACCGGGTACCGGGAGGAGGCACGGGCCTGGCGCGAGTGGCTGCTGCGGGCGGTCGCAGGGGACCCGGAGAACCTGCAGATCATGTACGGCATCGCGGGCGAGCGGGAGCTCGGCGAGGCGGAGCTGGACTGGCTGCCCGGATACGAGAACTCGGGGCCCGTCCGGGTCGGGAACGGGGCGGCGCACCAGCTCCAGCTCGACGTGTACGGCGAGGTCACCGAGGCGCTGCACCTGGCGCACATGACGGGTCTCGCGAGGAACGACTACGCGTCGCTGCTGCAGTTGAAGCTGATCCGCTATCTCGAAGGCCACTGGGACGAGCCGGACGAGGGCATCTGGGAGGTGCGCGGTCCGCGCCGGCACTTCGTGCACTCGAAGGTCATGGCGTGGGTCGCCGTGGACCGCACCATCAAGCTCATCGAGTCCGGGGACGCCGACGGCCCGCTGGAGAAGTGGCGCGACCTGCGCGACGACATCCACAGGGACGTCTGCGAGAAGGGTTACGACAAGGAGCGCAACACCTTCACGCAGTCGTACGGCAGCAAGGAGCTGGACGCGTCGCTGCTGCTGATTCCGCAGATGGGCTTCCTGCCGCCCGACGACAAGCGCGTCATCGGCACCATCGAGGCGATCCAGCGGGAGCTGTCGACGCCGGACGGCTTCATCCTGCGGTACCCGACGGACAGCGAGGACGGCAGCGTGGACGGACTGCCCGGTGATGAGGGGGCGTTCCTCGCCTGCTCGTTCTGGATGGCGGACGACCTCGCGATGATCGGCCGGGTCGACGAGGCCCGCAAGCTCTTCGAGAAGCTGCTGGCCCTGCGCAACGATCTGGGCCTGCTCGCCGAGGAGTGGGACCCGCGGTTGCAGCGCCAGGTGGGCAACTTCCCGCAGGCGTTCAGCCACGTGCCGCTGATCGACACGGCGCTGCGGCTGACGGCTTCGGGCGCGTACGGCGGTTAG
- a CDS encoding PucR family transcriptional regulator: MDSTSPEFSAFSSPGGITVRRALELPGLRSGLPEVVAGGERLQRTVRWVHAGEVPNIASLLKGGELLLTTGYGVGTRPAEQRAFVRKLAERGIAALVIELGQRFARLPAALVETARAAGLPLVQLHREVPFVTVTEEIHTEIVNGHYALLQRAEEVHRRCTDALLGGGGVPQVLRILAEFSGNPVFLETADGQLLYAAGADDDITDPLQVWEGMRGTHQDEPPGGAVLVDVPGGGPGAGSVRARLVLLPVSGALAPVHRIAAERAAGSLAVVLMQARQEEELAARGRGDFLTDLAEGRITPDDAPAQARVLGFKPTGSGPLLPVVMRLPGTPETPMGLSPGGGWAVLARAVSEELASVGVPVLLGVRPVEGRVPLLLGLRSDSERAAVADRVAAALRAGVARAGMQRAGGLPPVVVVGGAGGWAAAAAGLRHAAETATAAQGLDDRPWFDARRLDIDLLLWRLSRRDEDALAAFVERAIGPLQEHDRRAKPPLLPTLQTYLAHAGRKAETARELHLNRQTLYNRLARIGELLGTDLDDPQTVLALSLALRARRHTSATP, from the coding sequence ATGGACAGCACCTCGCCCGAGTTCTCCGCCTTCTCCTCGCCCGGTGGCATCACCGTGCGGCGCGCCCTGGAACTGCCGGGGCTACGCAGCGGTCTTCCCGAGGTGGTGGCGGGCGGGGAGCGTTTGCAGCGGACCGTGCGCTGGGTGCACGCCGGCGAGGTGCCGAACATCGCGTCGCTGCTCAAGGGCGGCGAACTGCTGCTGACCACGGGCTACGGGGTCGGGACGCGCCCCGCCGAACAGCGCGCCTTCGTGCGCAAGCTGGCCGAGCGGGGCATCGCGGCGCTCGTCATCGAGCTGGGTCAGCGGTTCGCGCGGCTGCCCGCGGCCCTCGTGGAGACGGCGCGGGCGGCGGGCCTTCCGCTGGTGCAGCTGCACCGCGAGGTGCCGTTCGTGACGGTGACGGAGGAGATCCACACCGAGATCGTCAACGGGCACTACGCGCTGCTGCAGCGGGCGGAGGAGGTGCACCGGCGCTGCACGGACGCGCTGCTTGGTGGCGGCGGGGTCCCTCAAGTCCTGCGAATTCTGGCCGAGTTCAGCGGGAACCCGGTCTTCCTTGAGACCGCCGACGGCCAGCTGCTCTACGCGGCCGGGGCCGACGACGACATCACCGATCCGCTCCAGGTGTGGGAGGGCATGCGCGGCACGCACCAGGACGAGCCGCCGGGCGGGGCAGTCCTCGTGGACGTGCCGGGCGGCGGCCCGGGAGCCGGGTCCGTGCGGGCCAGGCTCGTGCTGCTGCCCGTGTCGGGGGCGCTCGCGCCCGTGCACCGGATCGCCGCCGAACGGGCCGCCGGGTCGCTCGCCGTGGTGCTGATGCAGGCCCGCCAGGAGGAGGAGCTGGCCGCGCGCGGACGCGGCGACTTCCTCACCGACCTCGCGGAGGGCCGGATCACGCCGGACGACGCCCCGGCGCAGGCCCGCGTCCTCGGCTTCAAGCCGACCGGGAGCGGTCCGCTGCTGCCCGTGGTGATGAGGCTGCCGGGTACGCCGGAAACGCCGATGGGCCTCTCGCCGGGCGGCGGCTGGGCGGTGCTCGCGCGGGCCGTGTCGGAGGAGTTGGCCTCGGTCGGGGTGCCGGTGCTGCTTGGCGTGCGCCCCGTGGAGGGGCGGGTGCCGCTGCTGCTCGGGCTCCGCTCGGACTCGGAGCGCGCGGCGGTCGCTGACCGGGTCGCGGCGGCGCTGCGGGCGGGCGTGGCGCGGGCCGGGATGCAGCGGGCGGGCGGGCTGCCGCCGGTCGTGGTGGTCGGCGGGGCGGGCGGCTGGGCCGCGGCGGCGGCAGGACTGCGGCACGCGGCGGAGACGGCGACGGCGGCGCAGGGCCTGGACGACCGGCCGTGGTTCGACGCGCGGCGCCTCGACATCGACCTGCTGCTGTGGCGGCTGTCCCGCCGCGACGAGGACGCCCTGGCGGCGTTCGTGGAGCGGGCGATCGGCCCGCTGCAGGAGCACGACCGACGGGCGAAGCCGCCGCTGCTGCCCACGCTCCAGACCTATCTGGCGCACGCGGGCCGCAAGGCGGAGACGGCGCGCGAACTCCATCTGAACCGGCAGACGCTCTACAACCGCCTCGCGCGGATAGGCGAGTTGCTCGGCACGGACCTGGACGATCCGCAGACGGTGCTCGCACTGAGCCTGGCACTGCGCGCACGGCGACACACCTCGGCCACGCCCTAG
- a CDS encoding glycosyltransferase family 4 protein has product MSHPSSPSAHGQPTLRTVQVLGGGSAGSSAHVRSLTSGLVARGVRVTVCAPMAAERAYGFEDAGAHHLPVPRRSDPASVAALRVACTDADLVHAHGLHAGLRAALALSGRRVPLVVTWHTRSYAEGARAHLLRALERRVARAAAVVLGTSSDLVDRARARGARDARLAAVSFPAPRGPLPEGEEAERIRSKTRAELGCVDRPLLMAVGSLERHRGYDVLLDAAHALLRLDPAPLLVIAGEGPERPALQRRIEAEGLPVRLAGRRDDVAELLHAADVAVLPSSWESRSLLAQEALHARVPLVATDVGGMAELVGDGAELVPYGDAPALARSVERLLADPLRRDQLKERGAVQAASWPTEDATVAQVLSVYDELTGYH; this is encoded by the coding sequence GTGAGCCACCCCAGCAGCCCGTCAGCGCACGGACAGCCGACGCTGCGCACTGTGCAGGTGCTGGGCGGCGGCAGTGCGGGCAGCAGCGCCCATGTCCGGTCCCTGACCTCGGGGTTGGTGGCCCGTGGGGTGCGTGTCACGGTGTGCGCGCCGATGGCGGCCGAGCGGGCGTACGGGTTCGAGGACGCGGGCGCCCACCACCTTCCGGTGCCGCGCCGCAGCGACCCGGCGTCCGTCGCCGCGCTCCGCGTCGCCTGCACCGACGCCGACCTCGTGCACGCGCACGGGCTGCACGCCGGGCTGCGCGCCGCCCTCGCGCTCAGCGGCCGCCGCGTCCCGCTCGTCGTCACCTGGCACACCCGCTCGTACGCCGAGGGGGCCCGCGCCCACCTGCTGCGCGCGCTGGAGCGGCGCGTGGCCAGGGCGGCGGCCGTCGTCCTCGGCACCTCCTCCGACCTGGTGGACCGGGCGCGGGCGCGCGGCGCGCGGGACGCCCGGCTCGCCGCGGTGTCCTTCCCCGCGCCGCGCGGACCGCTCCCAGAGGGCGAGGAGGCCGAGCGCATCCGCAGCAAGACGCGGGCCGAACTCGGCTGCGTGGACCGGCCGTTGCTGATGGCCGTCGGCAGCCTGGAGCGGCACCGCGGCTACGACGTACTGCTCGACGCCGCGCACGCGCTGCTCAGGCTCGACCCCGCGCCGCTGCTGGTGATCGCGGGGGAGGGGCCCGAGCGGCCCGCCCTCCAGCGGCGCATCGAGGCCGAGGGGCTACCGGTGCGGCTCGCGGGGCGTCGCGACGACGTCGCGGAACTGCTGCACGCCGCCGATGTCGCGGTGCTGCCCAGCAGTTGGGAGTCCCGCTCGCTGCTCGCGCAGGAGGCGCTGCACGCGCGCGTACCCCTAGTGGCGACCGATGTCGGCGGCATGGCCGAACTGGTCGGCGACGGCGCGGAGTTGGTTCCCTACGGAGACGCGCCCGCGCTCGCCCGCTCCGTGGAGCGGCTCCTCGCCGATCCCCTGCGGCGGGACCAACTCAAGGAGCGCGGCGCCGTGCAGGCGGCGTCCTGGCCGACCGAGGACGCGACGGTCGCCCAAGTGCTGAGCGTCTATGACGAGTTGACGGGCTATCACTAG